The genome window GCCCGCGCCGGGCGGACGCTAGCCGCGCGGCGATGTCCCAATCGAAGCCCGGCGACCCGACCACGCTCAATCGGCTTTACGGCCGATCGAGCGGGCATAAATTGCGCAAGGGCCAAGCCGAGCTGGTCGAGACCCTACTGCCGCAGATTGCGGTGCCGGCGGACGGGCCGGTCACCGCCGAGCGACTGTTCGGGCGCGACGTGCCGCTGCATTTCGAGATCGGCTTCGGCGGCGGTGAGCACCTTGCCTTCCGCGCCGACCTCCTCCCCGACCACGGCTTCATCGGCTGCGAACCGTTTCTCAACGGTGTGGCGCAGGCGCTCGGCCACATCCGCGACGCGCACCTTGCTAACGTGCGGCTATGGATGGGCGACGCGCTCGACGTGCTCCGCCGTGTGCCAGACGGCGCGCTGACGATGGTCTATCTGCTCCATCCCGACCCGTGGCCCAAGGCGCGCCACGCCAAGCGGCGGATGATCAACCCCGGCCCGCTCGAACTGATCGCGGCCAAGCTCAAGCCGGGCGGAGAGTTCCGCCTGGCGACCGACGACCCGACCTATCTCGACTGGTCACTGATGGTCATGCAGCGCCACGAAGAGACGTTCGAGTGGCTGGCCGAAAGCCCGGCAGATTTCGCGCGCTGCGGCGGCTGGCCGGCCACTCGCTACGAGCAAAAGGCCGAACGCCAGGGCCGCCGCGCCTATGCCATGCGCTATCGGCGGCGCTGAGCGCCTTGCCTTTCGGATACGCGCGCCTACCTAGCCGATGATGCACGTACGCCCCGATGTTCTCGCCGCGATCGGCAACACTCCGCTGATCCGGCTGGCGCGGGCGAGCGAGGCGACCGGCTGTACGATCCTCGGCAAGGCCGAATTCATGAACCCCGGCGCGTCGGTCAAGGACCGCGCAGCGCTGGCGATCGTGATGGACGCGGTCGAGCGCGGGGAATTGCGGCCCGGCGGGACGATCGTCGACGGCACTGCCGGCAACACCGGCATCGGCCTGGCGATGGTTGCCAATGCGCTCGGCATGAAGACGGTGATCGTCATTCCCGACACACAGAGCCAGGAGAAGAAGGACACGCTTCGGATGCTCGGCGCCGAACTGATCGAGGTACCGGCGGTCCCCTACAAGAACCCCAACAATTATGTGAAGGTCGCCGGGCGGATCGCCGAAAAGCTGGCGCGCGACAATCCGGCCGGGGCGATCTGGGCCAACCAGTTCGACAATGTCGCCAACCGTGATGCGCACGTGGCCACGACCGGCCCGGAGATCTGGGAGCAGACCGACGGCAAGATCGACGGCTTCGTCTCCGCGGTCGGCACCGGCGGAACGCTCGCCGGGGTCGCAGCAGCACTTCGGTCCCGCAAGCCGGACGTCCAGATTGCGCTCGCCGACGTGCCCGGCGCCGCGCTCTACAATTATTATGCGCACGGCGAGCTCAAGGCCGAGGGCAGCTCGATCACCGAGGGCATCGGCCAGGGCCGGATCACCGCCAACCTCGATGGCTTCGCGCCCGACCACGCCTTCTTCATCCCCGACGAGGAGAGCGTCGCCGAGACCTTCCGTTTGCTCGAGGAGGAAGGCATGGCGCTCGGCGCATCGTCCGGAGTCAATGTCGCCGGCGCGATCCGCCTGGCGCGTGAGATGGGGCCCGGGCACACCATCGTCACCATCCTGTGCGACCCCGCCGCGCGCTACCAGTCGCGCCTGTTCAACCCTGATTTCCTGCGCTCCAAAGGGCTCGCCGTGCCCGCCTGGCTGGAGCGCGAACCGACCGTCGCGCCGGATTTCGTTCCGGTCGAAGCCTAAAAGGAGAATGACCATGACGCTCAGCATCGGCAGCATCGCGCCCGATTTCACCGCCGAGACCACGCAAGGTCCGATCAGTTTCCACGAGTGGATCGGCGACGGCTGGGCGATCCTGTTCTCGCACCCCAAGGCGTTCACCCCGGTCTGCACCACCGAGCTGGGCTATATGGCCGGGCTCGGCGAGGAGTTCGCTAAGCGCGGGACCAAGATCGCCGGGCTCAGCGTCGATGCCAATGACGACAACACGCGCTGGCTGCCCGACATCGAGGAGGTCAGCGGCAACCATGTCGACTATCCGATCATCAGCGACAGCGAATTGAAGGTCGCCAAGCTCTACAACATGCTTGAGGCCGACAGCGGCGACAGCGCGGCGGGGCGGACCGCGGCCAACAACGCCACCGTGCGCACGGTCTACATCATCGGCCCGGACAAGAAGATCCGCGCCATGCTGCTCTACCCGATGTCGACCGGCCGCAATTTCGACGAAGTGCTGCGCCTGCTCGACTCGGTGCAGCTGACCGAACGCAAGGGCGTCGCCACGCCGGTCAATTGGAAGCCGGGGGAGGATTGCATCATCCCGCCGTCGGTCAGCGACGAGGATGCCAAGGCGAAATATCCGGGCGGTTGGGAGACGGTGAAGTCCTACCTCCGCCGGATCCCGCAGCCGCAGGACTAGGTCAGCGCGCGGGCGTCAGCCGGAGCAGGCGCCCGCCGTCCTCGAGCAGGTAGACCGCGCCGTCCGGGCCCTGGTCGACGGCGCGGATGCGCGCGTTCATCGGCCACTGGTCGGCCTTGCGCGCGCGGGCGCCGTCGAGATCGACTCGGATCAGCGCTTCGCCCGACAGCGCCGGGACCAGCGCGTCGCCTTTCCAGCCCTTGAACAGGTCGCCGCTGTAGATCAGCAGCCCGCCGGGCGAGATCGACGGGGTCCACCAGACCGCCGGCGGCTCGAAGCCGTCGCCGCGGCTGTGGTCGGGAATGTCGCCGCCGCCGTAGTTGGAGCCGTTGGACGCGCGTGGCCAGCCATAGTTGCGGCCGGGCAGGATGAGGTTGATCTCGTCGCCGCCCTGAGGGCCCATTTCGCTCGACCACAGCCGACCGTCCGGCGCGAACGCGATGCCGAGCGGGTTGCGGTGGCCGATCGACCAGAATTCGCGCGCCACCCCGCCGCGCGCCGCCCACGGGTTGCCCGGCGCGGGGGCCCCTTCCGCCGTGAGGCGCAGCACCTTGCCGAGATTGCCGGTGAGGTTCTGGGCGGGCGCGAACTTCTGCCGGTCGCCCGAGGTGAGATAGAGCAGCCCGTCGCGGCCGAAGGCGATGCGGTGCGCGAAATGGCCGTTGCCGGATACTTTGGGAGTCTGGCGCCAGATGACTCGGAAATTCTCGAGCGAGTAGCCCATCAGGCGGCCGTCCCGGGTCGTCGGACCCATTTTGAGCGTGCCATAGCCCAGCGCGGCGCCGCTGGTGCCGCGCTCGCCCGCCTCGACAAAGCTCAGGTAGATCCGCCGGTTGCCGGCGAAATCCGGATGGGCAACGACATCGCCAAGTCCACCCTGCCCGGCGACTTGCACTTTCGGCGCACCGGTGACTGGCCAGCGCTGTCCGTTGCGCGCGTCGACCACCCACAATTCGCCGCTCTTCTCGGTCACCAGAGCTTGGTTCGTCACGGGCACGCCGCTGCCGGGCAGGAAATCCATTGCCCACGGCTGGTCGAACTTGGCGACTTCGGTCACGGTAAATGGTCGCGGCGCCGAGCGCTCGGCCTGGGCGCTGCCTTCATCGGCGCAGGCCGCCAGCACGAGGCCGGCTGCAAGAAAGGTCGTTCGTTTCATCACGCGCCGCCGCTCCTTGAGATTGAGATTGCCATGACCTTTGAACGCGCCTTGCCAGCCTAGGCTCCGCGCTCTATATCCGACCTCTCTCCTCAAACATCGCAAGGTCTTTGGGGCTGGGGTCGAACGGCCCCGGCAGCGAGAGGATTTGCAATTCGTCCGGAGCAAATGTTGGTCGACACCGCCGCCCTTGCCACGCTGATTGCCCCTGCCGTCGAGGCCGAGGGGCTGGCGCTGGTGCGCGTGGCGATGATCGGCGGCACCAGCGACCCGACGCTCCAGGTGATGGCCGAGCGGCCCGACACCCGCCAGCTCGACCTTGGCGATTGCGAGCGCCTGTCGCGGCGGCTGAGCGAAATGCTCGATGCCGAGGAAGCGGCCGGGCGCGATCCGATCCCCGGTGGCTATCGGCTCGAGGTGAGCTCGCCCGGGATCGACCGGCCGCTGACCCGGGCGCAGGACTATGCCGACTGGGCCGGCCACGAGGCGCGCGTCAAGCTTGCCGACTCGCCGGACGGGACTAAGCAATTGTCGGGCACCATCGCCGGCATCGCCGACCAGGTCGTCACCATCGAGACCCCCAAGGGCATGCGCTCCGTGCCCTTCGCCAACATCGCCTCGGCCAAGCTCATCTTGACCGATAAGCTCATCGCCGCCACCGCGCCGCTCAGCACCGACGGCGCAGATCAGATCAAGACGGAAGGTTAACAAGACCCATGGCTACTGCCGCCCCCGCCACCGCCGCCGCGACCGCCAACAAGGCCGAGCTGCTGGCCATCGCCGACGCCGTCGCGCGCGAGAAACTGATCGACAAGGCGATCGTCATCGAGGCGATGGAAGACGCCATCCAGCGCGCCGCCCGCGCCCGTTACGGCGCCGAGAACGACATCCGCGCCAAGCTCGACGGCGAGACCGGCGACCTGCGCTTGTGGCGCGTGCTCGAAGTGGTCGAGGAGCCCGAGGATCATTTCAAGCAGGTCGATTTGAAGGGCGCGCAAAAGCTCAAGGCCGACGCCGAGCTGGGCGACTTCATCGTCGACCCGTTGCCGCCGATCGAGTTCGGCCGGATTGCCGCCCAGGCCGCCAAGCAGGTCATCTTCCAGAAGGTCCGCGATGCCGAGCGCGAGCGCCAATATGAGGAATTCAAGGACCGCGCCGGCGAGGTCATCACTGGCGTGGTCAAGCGCGTCGAATTCGGCCACGTCGTCGTCGATCTCGGCCGCGCCGAAGGCGTCATCCGCCGCGACGCGCAGATCCCGCGCGAAATGGTCCGCGTCGGCGACCGCATCCGCAGCCTCATCCTGCGCGTCGCCCGCGAGGTGCGCGGCCCGCAAATCTTCCTGAGCCGCGCCCACCCCGACTTCATGAAGAAGCTGTTCGCCCAGGAAGTGCCGGAAATTTACGACGGCATCATCGAGATCAAGGCCGCCGCGCGCGACCCTGGCAGCCGCGCCAAGATCGGCGTCATCAGCTACGACAGCTCGATCGACCCGGTCGGCGCCTGCGTCGGCATGAAGGGCAGCCGAGTCCAGGCGGTGGTCCAGGAGCTCCAGGGCGAGAAGATCGATATCATCCCTTGGAGCGAGGACACCGCGACGTTCGTCGTCAACGCGCTACAGCCGGCGACCGTCAGCCGCGTCGTCATTGACGAGGAAGAGGGCCGGATCGAGGTTGTGGTCCCCGACGATCAGCTCAGCCTGGCGATCGGCCGCCGCGGCCAGAACGTCCGCCTCGCCAGCCAGCTGACCAACTCGCAGATCGACATCCTCACCGAGGCCGACGCCAGCGAGAAGCGCCAGCGCGAATTCATCGAGCGCTCCGAGATGTTCCAGAACGAGCTCGACGTCGACGAGACGCTCGCCCAGCTGCTGGTCGCCGAAGGCTTCACCAGCCTCGAAGAAGTGGCCTATGTCGAGCGCGACGAAGTCGCCGGCATCGAGGGCCTCGACGAGGAGATCGCCGAGGAGCTGCAGAGCCGCGCCGGCGAAGCGCTCGAGCGCCGCGAGGCCGCCGCACGCGAGGAGCGCCGCGCGCTCGGAGTCGAGGATTCGCTGGCCGAAATGCCGCACCTCACCGAGCAGATGCTGGTGACCCTGGGCAAGGCCAAGATCTTCACCCTCGACGACCTCGCCGACCTGGCGACCGACGAGCTGGTGCAGAAGAAGCGCCACGAGCCGCGCCGCCGCGCCGACAGCACGCGGCCCGAAGACAAGGGCGGAATCCTCGCCGAATATGGCCTCAGCGATGAGCAGGGCAACGAGATCATCATGGCCGCCCGGGCGCACTGGTTCGAGGACGAGCCCGCAGCGGACCAGCCCGCTGCCGCAACCGAGGAGGCCGCCGATGCGGACCCCTCGCAATGAGCCTGTAGCGACGTCGCTAGCCTCCCCTCCCGCAAGCGGGAGGGGATCGAGGGGTGGGCCTGCGTCCGGTCGCCCCACCCCCAACCCCTCCCGCAAGCGGGAGGGGAGTGAGCCCGAACGCACCTGCGTGCTTTCGCGCCGCACGGCGCCGAAGGATTCGCTGATCCGCCTCGCCTTGTCGCCCGACGGCCAGGTTGCCCCTGACGTGCGTGCACGAGCGCCGGGCCGTGGCGCCTATGTCGGGGTCGGCCGCGCCGAGCTCGACGCGGCCAATGCCAAGGGCAAGCTCAAGGGGGCCCTCGCCCGCGCCTTCAAGCAGGACGTTGCGGTGCCCGCCGACCTCGGCGACAAGATGGAAACCGCGCTTCGCCAGCAGGCGCTCGACCGCCTCGGGCTCGAGGCGCGCGGCGGCACCTTGCTGACCGGCGCCGAGCGCATCGAGCAGGCGGCGCGGGCCGGCAAGGTTCATCTGCTGATCCATGCCGCAGATGCCGGCGCCGACGGCAATCGCAGTCTCGACCAGGCCTGGCGAGTCGGCGGCGGCCCGCCCCAGGGGCTGGTATTCCCGGCCGACCGCACCATCTTGTCGATGGCGCTCGGCCGCGAAAATGTGGTACATCTCGCGCTCACCGACCCCGCCGCCGCGCGGCGGGTGCGCCATGCCATCGACCGGTGGCTTACTTTCATTGACCCAGAGGCTGGGCTAGAGGGCGGCGCTGCCGTCCGCGGCGACGCCTCGGCACAGCCTAACGAAGGACAAGAATGACCGACCAGAGCGACAAGCCCAAGCTTGGAACCCGGCCGCCGCTGGGCCTGAAGCGCACGGTCGAAACCGGCAAGGTGAAGCAGAGCTTCAGCCACGGCCGGTCGAACACGGTCGTGGTCGAGGTCAAGAAGCGGCGCATTCTCGGCCGCCCGGGCGAGGCCCCGCCTCCGGCACCGGCCGCCGAGGCACCCGCTCCTGCGCCCGCGCCCGCGCCCAAGCCCGCCGCTCCTGCGCCCAAGCCGGCCGCCCCCCAGCGCCGCCTCAGCGAGGGCGAGGAGATCGCCCGCCGCAAGGAGGAGATGGAGCGCTTCCAGCGCGAGGCCGAGGAAGCGCGCATGGCCGCGCTCGAGGACGCGCGCCGCCGCGAGGACCGCTCGAAGGCCGAGCAGAGCGAGGACGAGCGCCGCCGCGCCGAGGAAAATCGCAAGGCCGAGGAAGAAGCCGCCAAGGCGCCCGCGCCCGAGGCTTCGGCCGCCGAAACCGCCGAACCGGACGCGCCCGCCGAAGCCGAAGCCGGCAGCGACGAGGCGCGCGTTCACCGCCGCCCGGCCGCCGCCCCGGCCCATGCGCCCAAGCGCGCCGAGCCGCATCGCCCTGGCCACGGCCGGGTGCGCGAGGAACGCCGCCACTCGGGCAAGCTCACGGTCAGTCGCGCGCTCAGCGGTGACGAGGGCAATCGCGCCCGCAGCCTCGCTGCGCTGAAGCGCGCCCGCGAAAAGGAAAAGCGCGCGCACCAGACGTCGGGCCCCTCGGCCAAGCAATATCGCGACGTCGACGTGCCCGAGGCGATCACCGTCCAGGAGCTCGCCAAGCGGATGGGCGAGCGCGGCGCCGACCTCGTCAAAGCGCTGTTCAAGATGGGCACTCCGGTCACCATCACCGAAACCATCGACCAGGACACCGCCGAGCTGCTGATCGAGGAGTTCGGCCACCGCATCAACCGGGTCAGCGAATCCGACGTCGACATCCAGACCGAGACCGATGTCGACGCGCCCGAGACGCTCAAGCCGCGGCCGCCGGTGGTGACCATCATGGGCCACGTCGACCACGGCAAGACCAGCCTGCTCGACGCCATCCGCGGTGCCGACGTGGTCAGCGGCGAGGCCGGCGGAATCACCCAGCATATCGGCGCCTATCAGGTGGCGATGAAGGACAAGTCGAAGGTCACCTTCCTCGACACGCCGGGCCACGAGGCGTTCACCGAAATGCGCATGCGCGGCGCCAATGTCACCGACATCGTGGTGCTGGTGGTGGCCGCCGACGACGGCCTCAAGCCGCAGTCGATCGAGGCGATCAACCACACCAAGGCGGCCGGCGTGCCGATGATCGTGGCGATCAACAAGGTCGACAAGCCCGAGGCCAAGCCGCAGAAAATCCGCGAGGAGCTGCTCCAGCACGAGATCATCGTCGAGGCGATGGGCGGCGACGTCCAGGATGTCGAGGTGTCGGCCAAGGCCAAGACCAACCTCGACGGCCTGATCGACGCGATCAACCTGCAGGCCGAAATCCTCGAGCTGAAGGCCAATCCTGACCGCGCCGCGGAAGCGACGGTGGTCGAGGCCAAGCTCGACAAGGGCCGCGGCCCGCTCGCCACCGTGCTGGTCCAGCGCGGCACGCTCAAGGTCGGCGACGTGATCGTGGTCGGCGCGGCGAGCGGCAAGGTTCGCGCGATGATCGACGATCACGGGCGCCAGGTGAAGGAAGCCGGCCCGTCGGCCCCGGTCGAGGTGCTCGGCCTTTCCGCCGTGCCCCATGCCGGCGACCAATTGACCGTGGTCG of Sphingomonas mesophila contains these proteins:
- the trmB gene encoding tRNA (guanosine(46)-N7)-methyltransferase TrmB, translating into MSQSKPGDPTTLNRLYGRSSGHKLRKGQAELVETLLPQIAVPADGPVTAERLFGRDVPLHFEIGFGGGEHLAFRADLLPDHGFIGCEPFLNGVAQALGHIRDAHLANVRLWMGDALDVLRRVPDGALTMVYLLHPDPWPKARHAKRRMINPGPLELIAAKLKPGGEFRLATDDPTYLDWSLMVMQRHEETFEWLAESPADFARCGGWPATRYEQKAERQGRRAYAMRYRRR
- a CDS encoding cysteine synthase A, translated to MHVRPDVLAAIGNTPLIRLARASEATGCTILGKAEFMNPGASVKDRAALAIVMDAVERGELRPGGTIVDGTAGNTGIGLAMVANALGMKTVIVIPDTQSQEKKDTLRMLGAELIEVPAVPYKNPNNYVKVAGRIAEKLARDNPAGAIWANQFDNVANRDAHVATTGPEIWEQTDGKIDGFVSAVGTGGTLAGVAAALRSRKPDVQIALADVPGAALYNYYAHGELKAEGSSITEGIGQGRITANLDGFAPDHAFFIPDEESVAETFRLLEEEGMALGASSGVNVAGAIRLAREMGPGHTIVTILCDPAARYQSRLFNPDFLRSKGLAVPAWLEREPTVAPDFVPVEA
- a CDS encoding peroxiredoxin, translated to MTLSIGSIAPDFTAETTQGPISFHEWIGDGWAILFSHPKAFTPVCTTELGYMAGLGEEFAKRGTKIAGLSVDANDDNTRWLPDIEEVSGNHVDYPIISDSELKVAKLYNMLEADSGDSAAGRTAANNATVRTVYIIGPDKKIRAMLLYPMSTGRNFDEVLRLLDSVQLTERKGVATPVNWKPGEDCIIPPSVSDEDAKAKYPGGWETVKSYLRRIPQPQD
- a CDS encoding PQQ-dependent sugar dehydrogenase, whose product is MKRTTFLAAGLVLAACADEGSAQAERSAPRPFTVTEVAKFDQPWAMDFLPGSGVPVTNQALVTEKSGELWVVDARNGQRWPVTGAPKVQVAGQGGLGDVVAHPDFAGNRRIYLSFVEAGERGTSGAALGYGTLKMGPTTRDGRLMGYSLENFRVIWRQTPKVSGNGHFAHRIAFGRDGLLYLTSGDRQKFAPAQNLTGNLGKVLRLTAEGAPAPGNPWAARGGVAREFWSIGHRNPLGIAFAPDGRLWSSEMGPQGGDEINLILPGRNYGWPRASNGSNYGGGDIPDHSRGDGFEPPAVWWTPSISPGGLLIYSGDLFKGWKGDALVPALSGEALIRVDLDGARARKADQWPMNARIRAVDQGPDGAVYLLEDGGRLLRLTPAR
- the rimP gene encoding ribosome maturation protein RimP, encoding MVDTAALATLIAPAVEAEGLALVRVAMIGGTSDPTLQVMAERPDTRQLDLGDCERLSRRLSEMLDAEEAAGRDPIPGGYRLEVSSPGIDRPLTRAQDYADWAGHEARVKLADSPDGTKQLSGTIAGIADQVVTIETPKGMRSVPFANIASAKLILTDKLIAATAPLSTDGADQIKTEG
- the nusA gene encoding transcription termination factor NusA, whose protein sequence is MATAAPATAAATANKAELLAIADAVAREKLIDKAIVIEAMEDAIQRAARARYGAENDIRAKLDGETGDLRLWRVLEVVEEPEDHFKQVDLKGAQKLKADAELGDFIVDPLPPIEFGRIAAQAAKQVIFQKVRDAERERQYEEFKDRAGEVITGVVKRVEFGHVVVDLGRAEGVIRRDAQIPREMVRVGDRIRSLILRVAREVRGPQIFLSRAHPDFMKKLFAQEVPEIYDGIIEIKAAARDPGSRAKIGVISYDSSIDPVGACVGMKGSRVQAVVQELQGEKIDIIPWSEDTATFVVNALQPATVSRVVIDEEEGRIEVVVPDDQLSLAIGRRGQNVRLASQLTNSQIDILTEADASEKRQREFIERSEMFQNELDVDETLAQLLVAEGFTSLEEVAYVERDEVAGIEGLDEEIAEELQSRAGEALERREAAAREERRALGVEDSLAEMPHLTEQMLVTLGKAKIFTLDDLADLATDELVQKKRHEPRRRADSTRPEDKGGILAEYGLSDEQGNEIIMAARAHWFEDEPAADQPAAATEEAADADPSQ
- a CDS encoding DUF448 domain-containing protein; this translates as MLSRRTAPKDSLIRLALSPDGQVAPDVRARAPGRGAYVGVGRAELDAANAKGKLKGALARAFKQDVAVPADLGDKMETALRQQALDRLGLEARGGTLLTGAERIEQAARAGKVHLLIHAADAGADGNRSLDQAWRVGGGPPQGLVFPADRTILSMALGRENVVHLALTDPAAARRVRHAIDRWLTFIDPEAGLEGGAAVRGDASAQPNEGQE
- the infB gene encoding translation initiation factor IF-2; this encodes MTDQSDKPKLGTRPPLGLKRTVETGKVKQSFSHGRSNTVVVEVKKRRILGRPGEAPPPAPAAEAPAPAPAPAPKPAAPAPKPAAPQRRLSEGEEIARRKEEMERFQREAEEARMAALEDARRREDRSKAEQSEDERRRAEENRKAEEEAAKAPAPEASAAETAEPDAPAEAEAGSDEARVHRRPAAAPAHAPKRAEPHRPGHGRVREERRHSGKLTVSRALSGDEGNRARSLAALKRAREKEKRAHQTSGPSAKQYRDVDVPEAITVQELAKRMGERGADLVKALFKMGTPVTITETIDQDTAELLIEEFGHRINRVSESDVDIQTETDVDAPETLKPRPPVVTIMGHVDHGKTSLLDAIRGADVVSGEAGGITQHIGAYQVAMKDKSKVTFLDTPGHEAFTEMRMRGANVTDIVVLVVAADDGLKPQSIEAINHTKAAGVPMIVAINKVDKPEAKPQKIREELLQHEIIVEAMGGDVQDVEVSAKAKTNLDGLIDAINLQAEILELKANPDRAAEATVVEAKLDKGRGPLATVLVQRGTLKVGDVIVVGAASGKVRAMIDDHGRQVKEAGPSAPVEVLGLSAVPHAGDQLTVVENEARAREVATYRQGVLDKKRTTTAPVSLENMFANRASTTIEFPVVVKADVQGSSEAIVSALNKISTDEIRVRVLHSGVGAITESDVTLASSTGAPIIGFNVRPNAKAREAAARTKVEFRYYDVIYHLTDWVRGAMAGELGPEIIENVVGRAKVQEVFPAGKRDKAAGLLVLEGNIRKGLHARLTREDVIVSKTTISSLRRFKDDVAQVTAGLECGVLLADTNDIKAGDNLEVFEVEERARTL